Within Corallococcus exiguus, the genomic segment GACGTCGCGCTCGTAGTCAATGAAGGGCTCGACGACCGCGTAGTCGTCCGCGGCGAAGAGGAGGTCCGCGATCTCCGGCCACGCCCCAGCGTCGCGCACCAGCGCCTTGCCCAGCCCCGCGTGGTGATTGCCAACCTTGACGACGAACGGCACGGGCCGCTCCAGCCGGCGCAGCATGTCGTCGCCGAGCGCGGCGTCGAACGGAATGACCGGCAGCCCCGCCTCACGCATCTCCGCCAGCATCGACAACCGGTCGTGACAGCGCGCCAGCACGGACGCCGGGTTGGAGCAGGGCACACCGCTCAGGCGGATGAGCTCCAGCGTCGCACGGTGCCTGGGGTCCGGGCGGATGGCGCCCACGCGCCAGAGCACGCCGTCCAGCCGTGTCGCGGACTCGCGGTTGACGCACCAGAGGTCGCCACCGCGCAGGACCCAGGAACACTCCTGAAGCCTGCGGAAGACGACCTCGTATTCCGGGAAGTAGCGCTGCCAGTACTGTTCACCGTTGATGACCACGAGGGTGGGCCGCATCCGGTCATCGTTCCATGTCCCGCCCCCTGCTGCTCGCGGACGCACCCTCCGTGCCCGTCCGGGCTGGACGGAAGCCGGACTCCCCGTGACGCGCCGGTTGACGCGCGCCCCCGGCGCCCCTCTTATCTGCCTCTCCCCTTGAGCAGGAGTTCCCGTTGGCAGGCGTACCGGTCGAATTGACCCCGGAGGATTTCGAAGCAGTCACCCAGAAGCCCGGCATGTGCGTCGTGGACTTCTGGGCGCCGTGGTGTGAACCCTGCCATGAGTTCGCTCCGGTCTTCTCCGAGGCCGCCGCGCGGTTCCCGGACATCACCTTCGCCCGGCTCGATGCGGAGGCCCACGAAGCCGTGGCCGAGCCGCTGGGCATCGACGCGTACCCCACCATCGTCGCGTTCAAGGACGGCCTGGAAGTCCGCCGCGTCTCCGAGGCGCTGTCCCCCGAGGCGCTGGACCGGCTGCTGGTCGCGCTGCGAGCCGTGGACGTCTCCGAGGAGGAGCGCCGCAAGACGAACCGCGAGCGGACCGAGGCGGGCGAGCTCCCCACCGGAGTCCCCGAAGGCGCCATCTGGGACGACGGTGACGAGGAGTGGTCCTTCGGCCCGAAGGACGCCAAGGGCCGGCCGCACGGCACGTGGCGGTACTGGCGCGCCGACGGCACCCTCTGCAACGAATGCATCATGGTGCAGGGCAATCCGCACGGCCCATTCAGGCGATTCCACGAGGACGGCGCGGTGTCCCAGGAGGGCGCCTTCGAGCAGGGCCAGCTCCACGGCCCCCGCACCTGGATTGCCTCCGACGGCTTCACCTCCGAGCGCATGCACGAAGGCGGCGTGAGCGAGCGCGTGCGCAAGACGGTGATGCACTACGACCGCGGCACCGTGCGGCAGGTGGAGCACTTCAACGGCGACGGCCAGCGCGTGGTGCCCTCCACCGGCGAGCCCTACCCCACCCGTCCGGCCCACCTGCCCGAGGACGCGGAGCTGCGCGAGGACTTGAACCAGTGGGCCAAGGTCACGCTCAACGCGGACCGCGAGCGCCACGGCCTCACCCGCTTCTGGGACGCGCAGGGACAGCTGCTCTGGGAGGCCGAGTTCGACAACGGACGGCGGCACGGGCGCTACTGGTCGCGCGCGGAGGACACCTACGCGGACTTCCGCGTCCACTTCGAGGAGGGCCGGGCGGAGGGCGACTTCGCGTGCGGCGAGTGGGCCCTGATGGACGCGCAGCGGGCGGTGGTGCTCAAGCGAGACCTGGGCCTGGCCATGGATGAGCAGACGCTGGCGCGCTCGCCGGTGTTCTCCAACCTCCCCCGGAGCGCGGAAGGTTGGCGCGAGCTAGCGAAGGAGGCCCGCGCGGACCGGCGCTACCGTGAGGCCCTGCTGGCCACGGCACGTGCGTGCGCCACGTCGCTGGACGTCCAGCCGCTGAAGCAAGGCCTGGAGGAGCTGACGCTGCCTCGCACACAGGACTCGGCTCGACAGGTCGCGGACAGCGTGGTGGGAAATGCGGGACAGGCGTGGGCCCCCATGGCGGACGCGCTCATGCGCGGCGGTGAGGCGGCCACGCTGCTGCGGGGCTACGCGGTGCTGCTGGACCAGACGGACCGGCCTCGCGCGGCGCTGGACTTCCTGCACGCGGCGATGCTGCTCGCGCCGGAGCGCAAGGCGTACCTGTTCACGCGCGGCCTCATCCTGTTGAACCTGGGCGTGGCGGATCAGGTGCAGAAGGACGCGGAGGGACTCGCGGAAGCGGAGCCGGACACCGCCCGGTTCCTGGCCACGTACGCGCGGGCGTTGTTCCCCCGGTTCGACTTCTGGGCGGGACAGGAGCCTCCGAGCTGCACCTACGACGGCCTGCCGGAGAAGCCCGCCCAGTCCCTGGAGGCCATCCAGCAGCTGGTGCGCAAGTACGCCACGCGGCTCCAGGCGATTCGCGGCGCGCTGCTCCAGCGGTACAAGCCCGGCGCGGCGGTGTCCTGGCTACCGCCGGACCTGTCGGGCCTGCTGGGTAATGGGCCCGTGGAACTGAAGCAGGAAGAGATGGAGTTGGGCGAGGACGAGCAGGTGGAGATCGACGAGACGCTCAACCTGGAGATGGGGTTCGCGGACCTGACGCTGATGCTGCGCGGGGACTGGAGCGCGCTGTCGTGGCTGCTGTGGTCGTGCGGCGAGACGACGTTCAAGATGCCCACGCGCATCGCGCCGCCGGCGGGTTACGGACAGGCCGCGGGACAGGCCTCGCAGCGACTGTGGCAGAGCCGGGACCGCAAGTTCCGGGGCAATTCCAGCGCGACGAAGCCCGGCCAGGGATTCCTCTTCGAAGGCGTGGCGCTGGGCGACCTGCACCCGAACCTGGTGTCCATCGCGGAGCGGCAGTACGCGGAGACGCAAGCGATGTTCTATTGGCTCAATGACCCGGACAATGTCTCTCCGTGGCAGAGCAATCTGAGGGGCAGCTAGGCATGAATCGGATTCGTGAAACCATCGAGGTCGCGGAGCCCCTGTGGCGGGCGCTGGAGCAGATGAGCCACGACCTGGGCGTGGACCGGAATGCCCTGGTCGCGCAGGCGCTGTTCATGCTCGCGAGACAGAACGGGTACGTGGCGCCCACGCCCGTGGCGCTCGGGGCGACGGACGCGGGTGAGCCCGTGCGGGCTCCGGCGGCCCGTGCCCCTGAGCCCGTGGTGCGTGTGGCGGAGCGCCCCGTGGCTGTTGCTGTCCCCGCGGCTGCCGTCGTCCCAGCAGCTGTTGCTGTCCCTGCGGCTGCCGTCGTCCCCGCGAAGGAGAACGTGGCCGCCGCTCCTGCCGCGGCAGCGGTGTCCGAACCCGTGAAGGCACAGTCCTCCGTGGACGAGGCCGCTCACGCGCGGGCGCGCATGCAGGAGGTCCTCGCGGCGGTGGATGCGGTCTCGCAGCCCCGAGACGTGCCGGTGGCGTCCGACGAGGAGGAGGAGGCGGACGAGGAGGAAGAATCCGACTCCGATGAGGACTCAGACGACGAGGAGTCCGACGACGAAGCGGCTGACGAATCCTCGGACGACGAGGAGTCCGACGACGAAGCGGCTGACGAATCCTCGGACGACGAGGAGTCCGACGACGAATCTTCGGACGACGAGGAGTCCGAGGAAGAGGACTCGGACGACGAGGAGTCTGACGACAACGCGGCTGACGAATCCTCGGACGACGAGAGCGCATCCGAGGCGGCGGCCGCCGCGGGCTCGGACGACGATGACGAGTCGCAGTCCTCCGAGGAGGACGACGCATCCGCGGCCGACATCGCAGCGGCGATCGGCTCCGAGGAACGCCCCGGCGCCGACGAGGACGACGACTCCGAGCCCGAAGAGGCCAAGACGGGAGAGGAGGCCACGGGCTCCGAGAAAGACGACGCGGACGATGAGGCCGCCGCACAAGCAGCCGCATCCGGCGAAGATGCCGAGCAGGCCGCCGCGCCCGCCGAGGACGAAGAGCAGGACTCGGGCTCCAACGAATCCGAGGAGCAGGACCTGCCCTTCGTGGCGCCTCCGGCCGCGAAGGCCCCCGCCGCCCGCAAGCAGGGCCGTGTGCTCCGTCCCTCCGAGCCCGAGGACGCCGCGCCCCCGGAGTCCAACCGGGGCCGCAAGCCCGCCGCACGGGCCCCCGCGCGCATGGACCTGTTCGTGCGGCTGAGCCCGGATGGTCCCGCCACGCGGGTGGACGTGGAGCGCTTCACGCTGGGACGCGGCCCGCAGTGCAGCCTCGTCGTGAAGTCCGGCAGGGTCTCCCGAGAGCACGCCATCGTCGTGCGCGATGGCGCTGACTACTTCATCGAGGACCTGGGCTCGTCCAACGGGACCTGGATCAACCACCAGCGCATCAAGCGCCAGAAGATCGCGGACGGGGACACCTTCAACCTGGGGACCGAAGCCGTGTACTTCTCCCTCCAGCCTTCCGAGGACTGACGCGCTCAGGCCTCCCGCGAAGGATTGCGGATGCCCAGGGCGGAGGTGACTCCGCCCAGCACCAGCAGCACGGCGGAGACGAGCATCGCCCGGTGGAAGCCCGCGACGTCCAGTCGCGGGCCCACGATGAGCCCCGCGAACGCGATGGCGATGAGCCCCGCGACCCGGGCGATGGCGTTGTTGATGGCCGAGCCGATGCCCGCCTGCGCCTTGTGCACGGACCCGAGCACCGCCGCCGTCAACGGCGCCACCGTCGTCGTCAGCCCCAGCCCGAACACCAGCACGCCCGGCAGCATCTGCGTCCAGAAGTCCAGCGGCGTGCCGACGCGAAGCATGAGCAGGAACCCGGCGCCCGCGACACACGGGCCCACCGCCATGAACAGGCGCGGCCCGAACCGGCCCGCGAGCCCACCGAACGTCGACGACAGCAGCAACATGATGATCGTCGTCGGCAGCAGCACCAGCCCCGCCATCGTCGCGCGAAAGCCTCCCACCTGCTGGAGGAACAGCGTGATGAGGAACTGGCTCAGCGCCAGCGCTCCGTAGATGAACGTCGTGGCCAGGTTGCCCACCCAGAAGTTCCGCACTCGGAAGAGGCCCAGGGGCATCATCGGGTGTGGCGACCGCCGCTCCTGCCAGAGGAACGCGATGAACGCCGGCACGCCCACGCCCAACGACGCCAGCACCGTGGGATGCGCCCAGCCCACCGTCCCCTGCTCAATCAGCGCGTAGACGGGACCGCCCAATCCCACGCACGCGAGCACGGCCCCCAACACGTCGATGCGCGCGCCTTCCGGGCGGGTGGGCTCCTCCATGCGCGCGAGCAGCGCCAGCGTCAGCCCGATGGGCAGCACGTTGATGGCGAAGATCCAACGCCAGCCCACCGTGTCCACCAGCAGTCCGCCGACCAGCGGCCCCGCGATGAACGCCCCGCCCGTCCAGCCGGTCCACGCACCAATGGCCTTCGCCTGTTCGGGGCCGGAGAAGAAGGACAGGATGAGCGCCAGCGAGCCCGGCACCAGGAGCGCGCCCGTGGCCCCCTGCAACGCACGCGCGAGGATGAGCACCGCGCCCGTCGGAGCCACCGCGCACAGGAGCGATGTGGCCCCGAAGCCCAACAGCCCCAACCGCAGGATGCGCTTGCGCCCAAACACATCCGACAGTGAGCCCGCGGCCAGCATCAGCGAGCCCAGCGTGATGAGGTAGGCATCCACCACCCACTGCTGGAGGCTGAGCCCACCGCCCAGGTCCCGCACCATCGCGGGCAGCGCGACGTTGATGATCGCCCCGTCCAGGAACGTGACGAGCGAGGCGAGCACGGCGATTCCCAGGACCAGCCGCTGTGGAGGCGTCAAGGTATCCGCCGACTCCCCAAGGTGTGCCGCACGCGCCCGGGGAGGTCGGGACGCTCATGGCCTTGTAGCGAGCCTCCTGCCGCGCTGTCTGCCCCGGTCGCCGTGGACTTCCAGCTCATCAACACTGTCGCCCCTGGCGTCCAGGGCTCCAGAAGTTGCACGCCCCCCGTGGGCTCCCACCCCAGGTCGCCTTGACTTACAAATTACGCCGATAATATTACATTCAAAATCAAAGGAGCCGCACATGACCGCCAGCTACATCATCGACGCCGTCCGGACCCCGCGTGGGCGCGGGAAGATGGGCAAGGGGGCCCTGACCGGACTGCATCCGCAGGAGCTGCTCGCCCAGACGCTCAACGCGCTCCAGCGGCGCAGCGGCTGGGATGCTCGGGAGGTGGGCGACGTCATCGCGGGGTGCGTGTCGCAGGTGAATGAGCAGGGCGCGAACATCGCTCGCAACGCAGTGCTCGCGGCGGGGTGGCCGCAGGAGGTGTCCGCCGTGTCGCTCAACCGCTTCTGCGGCTCCGGGCTCCAGGCGGTGAACTTCGGCGCCATGGGTGTCGCCTCCGGCGCCATGGACTTCGTGGTGACGGGCGGCGTGGAGAGCATGTCGCACCTGTCGCTGGGCGCGGACGGCGGCGGCCAGGACGGCGGCAACGTGCGACTGCGCGAGCGCGTCTACCAGGTGCCCCAGGGCATCAGCGCGGACCTCATCGCGACGCTGGAGGGCATCACCCGCGAGGACGTGGACGCGTGGGCCCTGCGCTCGCAGCGACAGGCGGCCCGCGCCATCGAGGAGAACCGCTTCGCCAAGGCCCTCTTCGCCGTGAAGGACCCGGCCACCGGCGCCGTGCTGCTGGAGCGCGACGAGTACCCTCGCCCGGACACCACCGCGCAGGGCCTGGCCGCGCTCAAGCCCGCGTTCGTCGCCATGGGTGGGACGGCCGTGGGCCCGAACGGCGAGACGCTGGATGGCATCGCGCTTGCCGCGTATCCGCAGGCGAAGCGCATCCAGCACGTGCACACCGCGGGCAACTCCAGCGGCATCGTGGACGGGGCCGCCGTGGTGGCGTTGGCGTCCGAGCGCTACGTGAAGGAGAAGGGGCTCAAGCCCCGCGCCCGCATCCGCGCCATGGCGACGCTGGGCACCGAGCCGCTCCTCATGCTCACCGCCCCCGCGCCCGTGAGCGAGAAGGCCCTGCGCATGGCCGGGATGAAGGCCGGTGACATCGACCTGTGGGAGATCAACGAGGCCTTCGCCGCCGTGGTCCTCCAGACGACGCGCGCGCTGGGCATCGACCCGGACCGGGTGAACGTCAACGGCGGCTCCATCGCGCTGGGCCACCCGCTGGGCGCCACGGGCGCGATGCTCCTGGGCACCGCCCTGGATGAGCTGGAGCGAACGGGCAAGCAGACGGCGCTCATCACCATGTGCATCGGTGGCGGCCAGGGCATCGCCACCATCATCGAGCGCATCTAGCGCCTGGCGTCCGGCAGGCGGCCGCCCCCTCGCGAGCACCTCGCGTGCTCGCCGGGCGGATGCGTTGACAGGAACCATCGTCTCCGACATTAGGAAGGGTCGCTCCCGCAGGCACCGGGGCGCGCGGTCCAGTCGTCTTCGCTGGCCGTGAGGCCTGAGAGACTGGAGCGCCCCATGGATGCACCCGCAGAGCTGCCCCCCCTCATTGCCCAGGCGTCGCAATGGCCCATGGCGCCGGTGATGACCCGGGTGGGGCTGGCCATCGCCATTGGCCTCTTCATTGGCCTGGAGCGAGAGCACAGCCGCAAGACGGGCGTGCGCACGTTCGCGCTCACCGCGCTGATGGGCTGTCTGGGCGGGCTCACCGGTCAGTCCTTCGCGTTGGTGTCTGCGGGCTTCGTCACGCTGCTGGTGCTGCTGATGAACGTCCGGGAGCTGATGCTCCACCAGCGCCTGGCGCTCACCACGTCCACCGCCCTGATGGTGGTGGCCTTCTGCGGCATCCTGTGCGGTATGGGCCACACGTTCACGCCCATCGTCGTGGGCGTGCTGACGACGGCGCTGCTCGCCTGGAAGCAGTCCATCGTGGGCTTCGTGGGCGGATTGTCCGACAAGGAGCTGCGCTCCGCCGTCCTGCTCGCGGTGCTGACGTTCGTCGTGTTCCCCGTGCTGCCCGCGCACCCGGTGGACCCATGGGGCCTCATCGAGCCCCAGTCCAACTGGGCCAGCGTCATCATCATCGCGGCGGTGGGCTTCGTGAACTACATGCTCCTGAAGACGCTGGGGCCCAAGGGCATGGAGGTCACCGCGTTCTTCGGCGGGCTGGTGAACAGCCGCAAGGTCATCGTGGAGCTGGCCACGCGCCTGAAGGAGGTGGGCGCGCCGCTGCTTCCTTCCGCCTACCGGGGCATCCTCCTGGCCACCGTCGCGATGCTGCTGCGCAATGGCCTCATCGTCATCATCTTCGCCTCGCAGGCCGCCGTGCACTGCGCCATCCCGTTCACGTTCATGCTGCTGGTGAGCGCGGTGCTGTGGCGCCGCTCTCCCGTGCAGGCGTCCACGGAGGGCACGCCCCGCCTGGCGCTGGAGTCGCCCTTCCGCCTGATGGCGGCCCTCAAGTTCGGCGGCGTGTTCCTGGCGCTCAACGTCGCGGGCGCGCTGGCGCAGCGCAACTTCGGGTCCGGGAGCTTCTACTTCGTCAGCATCCTGGGGGGCTTCCTGTCGAGCGCGTCGTCCATCGCCTCGGCCGCCACGCTCATCAGCCACAACGAGATTTCCGCGGTCACGGGCGTCAACGGCGTCATCCTCTCCAGCCTCACCAGCATCGTGGTGAACATCCCGCTCATCCGGAGCATGGCGAAGGAGGCGTCCTTCCGGCGCCGCGTGTCCACCGCCCTGCTGGCCGTGGCGGTGGTGGGGCTGGTGGGCGTGGGGCTCAACCTGATGGTCTTCGAGACCCTCCTCCACCACACCTGAGGCCGGGCGTCAGGCGTCCACGAAGGACACCAGCGCGTCGCGGATGGCGTCGAACGGCGCGATGTCTCGGCGGGCGCGGCAGAGGATCAACGCGCCCTCCACCGAGGCCAGGATGAGGGACGCCGCGCTGGCCGCCTTCGCCTTCGGCAATCCCGCCGTGGCGAGCCGCGCCTCCAGCTCGCGCTCCCAGGAAATGAAGACCTTCGCCGCGCGCGCGCCCAGCTCAGGGTGCGCGAGCCGCTCGTTCGCCACCGCCGCGATGGCGCAGCCCGCCTGACAGTCGGTCTTCACCAGCACCTTGCGCCAGGCCTCGAAGAAGCGCTGCACCACCTGCGCCGGGGTCGCGCCCTCACCTTCTCTCAATGCCGTGAGCACGCGCTCTCCCACCAGCGCGATGGCCTCCGCCGCGAGCGCGTCCTTCCCATCCGGGAAGTGGTGGTAGATGGAACCCCGGGGCGCACCACTGCGCTCGATGACCTCCGAGAACGACGTGCCCGCCAGGCCCCGCTCGCTGAGGAGCGCGGCGGCCGCGTACACCATCCGCTCCCGCGGGGTCCTTTCGGACGCGACCGCAGCCGCCTCCTCCTGCTTCTTCGTTCGCCGGGCCATCGGTCCCCATTGACTATGACGAGCGTCTTAATTAGTTCTGGGGCACGACTATGACAACCATCATACTGAACGAGGACCCCCGCCCATGCCGATGATCGACATCACCGCTTCCGACGGACTCTTCTCCCCCGCGAACGAGGCCGTGCTGCTGAAGCGGGCGACGGACTGCCTCCTCCAATGGGAGAAGGTGTCGGGCATCCCCTACGCGGTCGCGAACACCGGCGCGTTCCTGAACGTATTGCCGCGGAGGCGGACCACGTCCGGCGGCAAGGGTGCGGGCGTGGTCCGCATCCAGGTGCTCACGCCCGCGAAGTCACTGAACCAGGAGCAGCGCTCGGGCATCGCCGCGGGCCTCACCGACATCGTGCACGAGCTGGCCGACGACGCGGACATCCGCGAGCGCACCTGGGTGCTGTTCCACGAAGCCGTGGACGGCGGCTGGGGCATCGCGGGGAAGGCGTTCACCAACGCGGACCTCGTGGACGCGGTCCGCGCGAGCGCCATCGCCTCCCGCCGCTGAAGGCCCCCGCTGGGTCCACTTCAGCGGGAGCCTCCAAGGTCCTGACTCTCAGGGCGTGGGCGACACCTGGTGGGGCACCACGCGATAGCCCGCGTTGCCGGTGCCCAGCTGTCCTTCGCCATTGAGGCCCCACGCCCACACAGCCCCGGAGGCGCGGCGCGCGAACGAGTGGTAGGTGCCCGCCGCGACGGCCGTCGCGTCGATGATGCCCGGCACCTGGGCGGGCGCGAGCTGATCATCGGTGAAGCCGTCCCCCAGCTGTCCCAGGTCGTTGAGCCCCCAGGCCCACACGGTGCCGTCTGACTTCACGGCCAGCGAGTGCTCATTGCCCGCGGCGATGTCCACCACCACGCCGGTAAGCCCCGTCACCTTCACGGGCGCCAGTCGGTCCGTGGTGGTGTTGTTCCCCAGCTGGCCATACCGGTTGCGCCCCCAGGCCCACACGGTGCCATCCGCCTGGAGCCCCAGCGAGTGCAGCCGCCCGGCCCGCACCACCGTCCACGTGGGCGCCGTCACGGCGGCCCGCGCCACGCCCGGGTCCGCGGCCTCCTCCGCCGGAGCCACCGGGCCCGCGCAGCCCGAAAGCCAACCCAGACACAACACCAGCCCCAGGACGAAACGGTTCCGACCACCGCCGCGCACCGCTGACATGGCAGCCCCCCTGCAAGGAACTGGAATCAAACAGGCGCACCATGGCAGCAAAGCCTGTCTGATTCCAAACCCCGGGGGCCGTCAGGCCACGCAATGCCTTACGGCAGGTACCGCCACGACGCCGTCACGGCCGGCTGGAAGCAGTGCACGTGGGCCTTGGTGGCGCTGGGAATCTCCTGGACGACGCCCGCCCCGTAGCCCTGCGTGCGGCACCACTGGCTCACCTCCAGGCGCGAACCCGGGGCGGTGTAGTCGCCCAGGTTGGACACCGGCCCCAGCACGGACTTCTCCACATCTGTCCGGAGCCCGGAGTTGAAGCAGCCCACCCACGGCCGGGACGTGACCTCGAACACCTGCCCTGTCGTCCAGCCCTGGCCGTTGCAGAAGCGGTGCGCGGCGGCGGTGCAGTGGGTGCTCGTCACGCCGCGCTCGTCGGTGCAGCCCGCGTGGATACGCGTCAGCTCCTCGAACGTCACGGCCACGCTTTCATGCTGGATGGGCGCGCACGCCACCGTCAGGTCCGTGGCCGTGGACGCCACCGGCACGCCCGCCAGCGAGATGGGCGGACGGTTGCTGACGAGCTGCATGATGGTGTCCCAGGTGTTGGTGCTGCTCGCCATGGCGTCGCCCGCGCCCCGCTGCGCGCAGGCCCGGTGCATCGCGGACAGGCACGCCGCCGAGTTCAACGCGCTGGTGCCATTGCACGCCGGAGCCTGGGAGCTCATCACGAACTGACCCGCGGAGGGCGTGTGCTGGATGGCCTCCTCGCGGCAGTTGGCGCCGTGCGCGGTCATGCAGATGCTCCGGTTGGAGCGCGCGTGCGTGAAGATGCGCACCTCGTCGATGGCGCCCCGGAACGAGCCCTCGCCGTTCGCCGGGCAGCGCTGTGTGTCCAGGTTCGCGCCCGCGCCGATGTAGAGCGTCCCCGTGCCCAGCCGGGCCGTCCCCGGAGCGACAGGCAGCGCGCGGTTCGTGGGCACGCCGTTGAGGTACTCCTGGAAGACGCCGGTGGTGCCGTCCCACGTATAGGCCAGGTGGCTCCACTGCCCCACGGGCAGCACCGGGCCGCCGCCCAGTCGCACGCGCTGGCCGTTGACGACCAGGGAGAACTGCGGCTGGTTGCTGGCTTCGTAGATGATGTCCAGCCCGCCGGACTTGTGCATCAGGTAGCGGTAGGGATTGCCGGTGGTGCACCCCTGCTGGATGTCCGCGTCCGGCCGCACCGCGAACTCCACCGACAGGCCACGCACGAACGCGCCCACGCCGGGCACCGTGCTGGATGGATCCGCCAGGTTCACCGCGAGCGCGCTCCCGCCAGGCACCACCAGCGCCTTGCCCTTGCCGTGCGGCTGCCACAGCGAGTCCGGCGAGGAGCGCGTCAGCGCGTTGCCCGGCGAGATGGAGGCGCCCCCCACCAACGTGCCCGTGAAGAAGCGGCCGGACAGGTCCGGCGTGCGCGTGAGGTCATACGCTCCTGCGCGCGTGACGAGCTCGTTCATGGGCAGGAAGAGCAGGTGGAAGGGGTCCATCAACTCGCCCAGGTCCACCTCGTTGTAGTCGGCGGTGTTGCTGCCGAAGAGGGCCAGCACGTCGTGCGTCTTCGTCACCGGCAGGTAATGCGCGGCATTGCTCTGCCCGGGCGGGAAGCTCTGCGAGGGCAGGCGCTCCTGCTCGAAGTTCCACATGGGCCCCGAGTAGAAGAGGTGCGCGATGTCCATGCGGTCCGTGTTGATGGCCCCGTCGATGTGGTACGCGGTCCAGTTCGTGTCCGCGCCCACCAGGCTCACTGCCTCACGTCGCGCGCCGTCCGTGTACGTGACGGCGATGTAGACGAGGTTGCGGCCCTCGTGGTCCACCCACGCGTAGGCACCGCGCACCAGTGCACCGGAAGTGGTGTCGCCGAAGTCCTCGCCCGTGGCCGCCTTCAGCCGCTTCCATGCCAGCGGGTAGCTCTTCACGCCAGCGTTCGTGTCGTTGAACATCATCGACAGCGGACGCGGGTTGCTCCAGCCCGTGGCCGCGCACGGCGTGGGGTTGTACGCGTACATCATGTGGTCGATGCCGCCGGTGTTCGCGGGCGCGCCCTGGTAGATGATCAACCGGCCGTCGGACGTCATCGTGGGCTCGATGCCGCGAATCGTGGCGCCGGTGACGGTGCGCAGCGTCTCCAGCGGACCGGTGCTGAACGATGCAATGTCCGCCGCCGTCGTGAAGGGCTGGGACACGCGGATGTCCGTCGTGCGCCGCCGGAAGACGTTGTCCCCGTTGAACATCATCGAGTCGAAGAGGAACGGCTGGTACACCGCGACGCCGCTCGACAGGGCGTAGGGCTGGGCGGGGTTGGTGAAGCAGAACGCCAGCGCGTTCTCCCCGTTGCGCACGGTCACCGTCTTCCCCGCGGAGAAGGTGCCCGCGAACGACGGCTTGCCCGCCGAGTCGTACGTCACCGCCTCCGGACGGAACACACGGGCAATCCACGTGGTCGTCGTGGTCGCGTGGTCCTCGCCGATGTTGCCCACGAAGATGCGCCCGTCCACCGTGGACGAGTGCCCGTTCGCCCCGAACGGCGTCCCGATGCGCGTGTTCACCAGCGACGGCCGGCCTTGCGCGAACACCGCCCCGGGCAAGCCCGCGAGCGCCGTCCCAAGCATGACACCCAGGGCCCCACTAAGTAACTTTTTCATGGAAATAAGGTTAAGCCATTTTACCTGCTCTGGTCTAAGTGGGGCGGGTCCCGGCTCCCTGTCGGAGCTGGACACACCTTCGAGGAAGACGATGGCGACGAGAGCCGGGAAGACGCTGTGGGCGCTGGCGGCGGTGCTGGGGCTGACGGCCTGTGGTGGGGGTTCCGCTCCCGCGCAGGACTCGATGCTGACGACGCCGGTGGTGGCGGAGCGGGAGCAGTCCGCCACGGCGGCGCCGCTGGGCCAGACGGTGTGGCTGAAGGCGTGCACCACGCAGAAGTTCGTGTCGGCGGACCGGAACCTGGGGGCCACCGCGCCGCTCGTCGCCAACCGTGACAGCGCGCAGGGGTGGGAGCAGTTCCAGGTAGGTGACGCGGGCAACGACTTCATCTCGCTGCGCGTGGTGGAGACGGGCCTGTACGTGTCCGCGGATCCGAACGCGGGCGGTCAGGTGACGGGCTTCCGCACGGCGGTGGGTGACTGGGAGCGCTTCACCTGGGTGCCCTTCGCGGACGGCTCCGTGGGCCTGCGCGCCAAGAGCACCGGCCAGTACGTGTCCGCGGACACAAACCTGGGCGCCAGCGCGCCGCTGTACGCCA encodes:
- a CDS encoding LamG domain-containing protein, which produces MLGTALAGLPGAVFAQGRPSLVNTRIGTPFGANGHSSTVDGRIFVGNIGEDHATTTTTWIARVFRPEAVTYDSAGKPSFAGTFSAGKTVTVRNGENALAFCFTNPAQPYALSSGVAVYQPFLFDSMMFNGDNVFRRRTTDIRVSQPFTTAADIASFSTGPLETLRTVTGATIRGIEPTMTSDGRLIIYQGAPANTGGIDHMMYAYNPTPCAATGWSNPRPLSMMFNDTNAGVKSYPLAWKRLKAATGEDFGDTTSGALVRGAYAWVDHEGRNLVYIAVTYTDGARREAVSLVGADTNWTAYHIDGAINTDRMDIAHLFYSGPMWNFEQERLPSQSFPPGQSNAAHYLPVTKTHDVLALFGSNTADYNEVDLGELMDPFHLLFLPMNELVTRAGAYDLTRTPDLSGRFFTGTLVGGASISPGNALTRSSPDSLWQPHGKGKALVVPGGSALAVNLADPSSTVPGVGAFVRGLSVEFAVRPDADIQQGCTTGNPYRYLMHKSGGLDIIYEASNQPQFSLVVNGQRVRLGGGPVLPVGQWSHLAYTWDGTTGVFQEYLNGVPTNRALPVAPGTARLGTGTLYIGAGANLDTQRCPANGEGSFRGAIDEVRIFTHARSNRSICMTAHGANCREEAIQHTPSAGQFVMSSQAPACNGTSALNSAACLSAMHRACAQRGAGDAMASSTNTWDTIMQLVSNRPPISLAGVPVASTATDLTVACAPIQHESVAVTFEELTRIHAGCTDERGVTSTHCTAAAHRFCNGQGWTTGQVFEVTSRPWVGCFNSGLRTDVEKSVLGPVSNLGDYTAPGSRLEVSQWCRTQGYGAGVVQEIPSATKAHVHCFQPAVTASWRYLP